A genome region from Gambusia affinis linkage group LG24, SWU_Gaff_1.0, whole genome shotgun sequence includes the following:
- the nab1b gene encoding NGFI-A-binding protein 1b: MAAVLPRTLGELQLYRILQRANLLYYYEAFIQQGGDDVQQLCEAGEEEFLEIMALVGMASKPLHVRRLQKALRDWVTNPAIFNQPLTSLPVCSIPVYKLPEGSPTLLSAQDRSNTASVKIPKAIAAACSDPGKLDVAREKVSTGSPLQGSSEARFWSGHSNDSEHSLSPSDLGSPSSPRDAMEALDAAAVQSVLECVDRMAPGLPKTDPADVKEQLKNNKKLAKMIGHIFEMSDDDPRREDEIRKYSAIYGRFDSKRRDGKHLTLHELTVNEAAAQLCMRDTALLTRRDELFGLARQISREVTYKYTYRTSKSRCGDRDEPSPKRIKTEENFFDIQEALQAIHMRQEMLREQLACAKSKGEETVGRNLQMQLERLLARQMEILQDAAVQERLQALDWRIPPAALKYLNDAQNTNGAAGAADLSRDSQDDRPINLRVVSQSMQEGDLPLGKQLANELKRHHNHNHNNNNNNHNSSSTDEAKTPATENGTSQRAPGNAEKKIIKSEPEDST; encoded by the exons ATGGCGGCGGTGTTGCCCAGGACTCTGGGTGAGCTGCAGCTCTACAGGATCCTGCAGCGCGCTAACCTCCTCTACTACTACGAGGCTTTCATCCAGCAGGGCGGCGACGACGTGCAGCAGCTGTGCGAGGCCGGTGAGGAGGAGTTCCTAGAGATCATGGCTCTGGTGGGGATGGCCAGCAAGCCGCTGCATGTACGGCGCCTGCAGAAGGCGCTGCGGGACTGGGTCACCAACCCGGCCATCTTCAACCAGCCGCTCACCTCGCTGCCCGTCTGCAGCATCCCCGTCTACAAGCTGCCCGAGGGTTCCCCCACACTGCTCAGCGCCCAGGACCGCTCCAACACCGCCAGCGTGAAGATTCCCAAAGCCATCGCCGCCGCCTGCTCCGACCCGGGGAAGCTGGACGTGGCGAGAGAGAAGGTTTCCACCGGGTCGCCCCTGCAGGGGAGCAGCGAGGCGCGGTTCTGGTCGGGCCACAGCAACGACAGTGAGCACAGCCTGTCTCCGTCAGATCTGGGCTCGCCGTCGTCCCCCAGAGACGCCATGGAGGCCCTGGACGCGGCGGCGGTGCAGTCGGTCCTGGAGTGCGTGGACAGGATGGCGCCTGGACTTCCTAAGACCGACCCTGCAGACGTCAAAGAGCAGCTGAAGAACAACAAGAAGCTGGCCAAGATGATCGGACACATCTTTGAGATGAGCGACGACGACCCGCGGAGGGAGGACGAGATCCGGAAGTACAGCGCCATCTACGGGCGCTTCGACTCCAAGCGGAGGGACGGAAAACACCTGACGCTGCACGAG CTGACGGTGAACGAGGCGGCGGCTCAGCTCTGCATGAGGGACACGGCTCTGCTGACGCGCCGTGACGAGCTGTTTGGACTCGCCAGGCAGATCTCCAGAGAGGTCACCTACAAATACACCTACCGCACCAGCAA ATCTCGGTGTGGAGACAGAGACGAACCGTCGCCTAAAAGGATCAAAACCGAG GAGAACTTCTTCGACATCCAGGAGGCGCTGCAGGCCATCCACATGAGGCAGGAGATGCTGAGGGAGCAGCTGGCCTGCGCCAAGTCCAAAGGAGAGGAGACGGTCGGACGCAACCTGCAG ATGCAGCTGGAGCGCCTGCTGGCGAGGCAGATGGAGATCCTGCAGGACGCCGCCGTCCAGGAGCGGCTGCAGGCTCTGGACTGGAGGATCCCGCCTGCTGCCCTCAAGTACCTCAACGATGCCCAGAACACCAACGGAGCCGCCGGCGCTGCCGACCTCAGCCGGGACAGCCAGG ATGATCGGCCAATCAACCTGCGGGTGGTCAGTCAGAGCATGCAGGAAGGAGACCTCCCATTGGGCAAGCAGCTAGCCAATGAGCTGAAGCGCCATCACAAccacaaccacaacaacaacaacaacaaccataacagcagcagcacagatgagGCCAAAACACCAGCAACAG AAAACGGGACGTCACAGCGAGCGCCCGGCAACGCCGAGAAGAAAATCATCAAATCAGAGCCAGAAGACTCCACATAG